One window of Elusimicrobiota bacterium genomic DNA carries:
- the rplE gene encoding 50S ribosomal protein L5 has translation MAEKEKDKKPAKPPVAKIPKVAKPAAQEKREPVESVIEKPSATPRLKKRYLEEIVPALMEQKGYENPHEVPRVTKIVVNMGISEAKENIQALDAARDELGWITGQLPQIRRAKKSISNFKLREGMPIGVRVTLRGDRMYEFLDRLIATAVPRIRDFRGLEPKGFDGQGNFNLGLREQLIFPEINLEKVSKSRGMNITFVTTARTDEEGFALLEQLGMPFKHPQQKKN, from the coding sequence ATGGCCGAGAAGGAGAAGGATAAAAAGCCGGCGAAGCCGCCGGTCGCGAAGATCCCGAAGGTGGCCAAGCCGGCCGCCCAGGAGAAGCGCGAACCGGTGGAGAGCGTCATCGAGAAACCCTCGGCGACGCCCCGTCTCAAGAAGCGCTACCTCGAGGAGATCGTGCCCGCGCTCATGGAGCAGAAGGGCTACGAGAACCCGCACGAGGTCCCGCGCGTCACCAAGATCGTCGTGAACATGGGCATCTCGGAGGCCAAGGAGAACATCCAGGCCCTCGACGCCGCCCGCGACGAGCTCGGCTGGATCACGGGCCAGCTGCCCCAGATCCGGCGCGCGAAGAAGTCCATCTCGAACTTCAAGCTTCGCGAAGGCATGCCGATCGGCGTGCGCGTCACGCTGCGCGGGGACCGGATGTACGAGTTCCTCGACCGCCTGATCGCCACTGCCGTCCCGCGCATCCGCGACTTCCGCGGACTCGAGCCGAAGGGCTTCGACGGCCAGGGGAACTTCAACCTCGGCCTTCGCGAACAGCTGATCTTCCCCGAGATCAATCTCGAGAAGGTCTCCAAGTCGCGCGGGATGAACATCACCTTCGTCACCACCGCGCGCACCGATGAGGAGGGCTTCGCGCTCCTCGAACAGCTCGGGATGCCCTTCAAGCACCCGCAGCAGAAGAAGAACTGA
- the rplX gene encoding 50S ribosomal protein L24: MNIKKKDTVLVLSGKDKGRKGEVLRVYPEKERVLIAKVNIVTKHVKPRPSEPGGIQKREAPIHISKVQLVCPKCEQAIRPKRGQLPDGERVRVCRHCGEVIL; this comes from the coding sequence ATGAACATCAAGAAGAAAGACACGGTGCTCGTCCTCAGCGGCAAGGACAAGGGCCGCAAGGGCGAGGTCCTGCGCGTCTACCCCGAGAAGGAGCGCGTGCTCATCGCGAAGGTCAACATCGTGACCAAGCACGTCAAGCCGCGGCCCTCGGAGCCCGGCGGCATCCAGAAGCGCGAGGCTCCGATCCATATTTCCAAAGTGCAGCTGGTCTGCCCCAAGTGCGAGCAGGCCATCCGCCCCAAGCGCGGGCAGCTGCCCGACGGCGAGCGCGTGCGCGTCTGCCGACACTGCGGCGAGGTGATCCTCTAA
- the rplN gene encoding 50S ribosomal protein L14, whose protein sequence is MIQLRTILNVADNSGARKLQCFKVLGGHHRRYASLGDIIVCSVRDATPHAAIKKGEVVKAVIIRMCNPHMRKDGSYVRFDDNAACLIDDKNEPKGTRVFGPVARELRDREFLKIISLAPEVV, encoded by the coding sequence ATGATCCAGCTCCGCACGATCCTCAACGTCGCCGACAACTCCGGGGCCCGGAAGCTCCAGTGCTTCAAGGTCCTCGGCGGCCACCACCGGCGCTACGCGTCGCTGGGGGACATCATCGTCTGCTCCGTGCGCGACGCCACGCCGCACGCCGCCATCAAGAAGGGCGAGGTCGTGAAGGCCGTCATCATCCGCATGTGCAACCCGCACATGCGCAAGGACGGCTCCTATGTCCGCTTCGACGACAACGCCGCGTGCCTGATCGACGACAAGAACGAGCCCAAGGGCACCCGCGTGTTCGGGCCCGTGGCCCGGGAACTGCGCGACCGCGAGTTCCTGAAGATCATTTCGCTGGCGCCTGAGGTGGTCTGA
- the rpsQ gene encoding 30S ribosomal protein S17 — MATPNTAAQETERAQRHNFQGTVVSDKADKTRVVVVRRQIRHPLYEKIQRKKSKFYVHDERNESHVGDFVEIAGTRPLSKLKRWRLVRVLKAAPKIAAPAGGEA, encoded by the coding sequence ATGGCCACCCCCAACACCGCCGCCCAAGAGACCGAGCGCGCACAGCGCCACAACTTCCAGGGCACCGTCGTATCGGACAAGGCCGACAAGACGCGCGTGGTCGTCGTGCGCCGTCAGATCCGGCACCCGCTCTACGAGAAGATCCAGCGCAAGAAGAGCAAGTTCTACGTCCATGACGAGCGCAATGAATCGCACGTCGGGGACTTCGTGGAGATCGCCGGCACCCGGCCGCTCTCCAAGCTCAAGCGCTGGCGCCTCGTGCGCGTGCTGAAGGCCGCCCCGAAGATCGCCGCTCCTGCCGGAGGCGAGGCATGA
- the rpmC gene encoding 50S ribosomal protein L29, translating to MKTKDKETKKNHSIDELRSELRQLQEKKFKMTFKHRVTPLTNPLEIRALRRDIARINTWIRAKQLSAGKTK from the coding sequence ATGAAGACCAAAGACAAGGAAACCAAGAAGAACCACTCGATCGACGAGCTTCGCTCCGAGCTGAGACAGCTCCAGGAGAAGAAGTTCAAGATGACGTTCAAGCATCGGGTCACTCCGCTCACGAACCCGCTGGAGATCCGCGCCCTGCGCCGGGACATCGCCCGCATCAACACCTGGATCCGCGCCAAACAGCTCTCGGCCGGAAAGACGAAGTAG
- the rplP gene encoding 50S ribosomal protein L16, which produces MLMPKRVKYRKPHSHPRIKGLAKRGTELAFGEYGLKALEPKWLTARQIEASRVAITRYMKKGGKLWIRIFPDKAITKHPAETRMGKGKGAPEHWAAVIKPGRVLFEVEGIPLDLAKHAMTLAAHKLPIRTKFITRN; this is translated from the coding sequence ATGCTGATGCCCAAACGCGTCAAGTACCGCAAGCCCCACAGCCACCCGCGCATCAAGGGGCTCGCCAAGCGCGGCACCGAGCTCGCCTTCGGCGAGTACGGCCTGAAGGCGCTCGAGCCGAAGTGGCTCACCGCGCGTCAGATCGAGGCGTCGCGCGTCGCCATCACCCGCTACATGAAGAAGGGCGGGAAGCTCTGGATCCGCATCTTCCCCGACAAGGCCATCACGAAGCATCCGGCCGAGACCCGCATGGGCAAGGGCAAAGGCGCGCCGGAGCATTGGGCCGCGGTCATCAAGCCGGGCCGCGTCCTCTTCGAGGTCGAAGGCATCCCGCTCGACCTGGCGAAGCACGCGATGACGCTGGCGGCGCACAAGCTGCCCATCCGCACCAAGTTCATCACCCGGAACTGA
- the rpsC gene encoding 30S ribosomal protein S3 — MGQKIYPKSVRLGYIQDWESKWFSLREMPALIGEDYKIRQLITKRFRLAAVSWVGIERAGSYLRVNIHTARPGVVIGKRGADIEAIRIQIEALTKRKTFINVVEIKEPELDSRLVGEAIAMQLERRIAHRRAMKRAMERTMAAGALGIKIEVKGRIAGAEIARREWLREGRVPLHTFSADIDYGHVEANTTSGTIGIKVWIYKKQFFAKTPKELIQQAKIEEGQAAAPLAGAAAPAPAAAPETPAPAPEA, encoded by the coding sequence ATGGGACAGAAAATCTATCCGAAGTCGGTCCGCCTCGGCTACATCCAGGACTGGGAGTCCAAGTGGTTCTCCCTGCGGGAGATGCCGGCGCTGATCGGCGAGGACTACAAGATCCGCCAGCTCATCACGAAGCGCTTCCGTCTCGCCGCCGTTTCGTGGGTGGGCATCGAGCGCGCGGGATCGTACCTGCGCGTGAACATCCATACCGCGCGCCCCGGCGTCGTCATCGGCAAGCGCGGCGCGGACATCGAGGCCATCAGGATCCAGATCGAAGCCCTGACGAAGCGCAAGACCTTCATCAACGTCGTCGAGATCAAGGAGCCCGAGCTCGACTCCCGTCTCGTCGGCGAGGCGATCGCGATGCAGCTCGAGCGCCGCATCGCGCACCGCCGCGCGATGAAGCGCGCCATGGAGCGCACGATGGCCGCCGGCGCCCTCGGGATCAAGATCGAGGTCAAGGGCCGGATCGCCGGCGCCGAGATCGCGCGCCGAGAGTGGCTGCGCGAGGGCCGCGTCCCCCTGCACACCTTCTCGGCCGACATCGACTACGGCCATGTCGAGGCGAACACGACCAGCGGCACCATCGGCATCAAGGTCTGGATCTACAAGAAGCAGTTCTTCGCGAAGACGCCGAAGGAGCTCATCCAGCAGGCGAAGATCGAGGAAGGGCAGGCCGCCGCGCCGCTCGCGGGAGCCGCCGCTCCCGCCCCGGCCGCCGCGCCCGAGACCCCGGCGCCGGCCCCGGAGGCGTGA
- the rplV gene encoding 50S ribosomal protein L22, whose protein sequence is MEATAYARFQRYGARKVAQVLDQIRGKSVAKAEEILPTIPRRATELVGKTLRSAAANLQHRTGKPLEPRDVFIKAAWVGQGPMGHMKRVLPAPQGRAYTFKRKVCHLTMVVSDERK, encoded by the coding sequence ATGGAAGCCACAGCATACGCCAGATTCCAGCGCTACGGCGCCCGAAAGGTCGCCCAGGTCCTGGACCAGATCCGCGGGAAGTCCGTCGCCAAGGCCGAAGAGATCCTGCCGACGATCCCGCGCCGCGCCACCGAGCTCGTGGGCAAGACCCTGCGCTCGGCGGCCGCGAACCTCCAGCACCGGACCGGCAAGCCGCTCGAGCCCCGGGACGTCTTCATCAAAGCCGCGTGGGTCGGCCAGGGTCCGATGGGGCACATGAAGCGCGTGCTGCCCGCCCCTCAGGGCCGCGCCTACACCTTCAAGCGCAAGGTCTGCCATCTCACGATGGTGGTCTCCGACGAGAGGAAATAA
- the rpsS gene encoding 30S ribosomal protein S19, producing the protein MSRSTKKGPYVDHNLLEKVQKMNETGEKKVVKVWCRSCTIVPEFVGHTFAVHNGRKFLPLYVTEQMVGHKIGEFSFTRLFKGHGMAHTKEATELT; encoded by the coding sequence ATGAGCCGCTCGACAAAGAAAGGGCCGTACGTCGATCATAACCTCCTCGAGAAGGTCCAGAAGATGAACGAGACCGGGGAGAAGAAGGTCGTGAAGGTCTGGTGCCGCTCCTGCACGATCGTGCCGGAGTTCGTCGGCCACACCTTCGCCGTCCACAACGGGCGCAAGTTCCTGCCGCTCTACGTGACCGAGCAGATGGTCGGCCACAAGATCGGCGAGTTCTCCTTCACACGACTCTTCAAGGGCCACGGCATGGCGCACACGAAGGAAGCCACCGAGCTCACCTAA
- the rplB gene encoding 50S ribosomal protein L2: MPLKSYRPYTPSRRHMTSADYSELSKKKPEKSLTKGLRKSGGRNNTGMIMVRHIGGGHKRAYRAIDFKRDKAGVPGKVVSIEYDPNRSARIALVNYADGEKRYILHPVGLKIGDAVMSGPEAEIKVGNALPLERIPEGSFVHAVELIPGKGAQMVRSAGGQAQLMGKEGPYATLKLPSGEMRLVPRSCMATLGQVSNIEHDSINFGKAGRTRHRGERPTVRGGAMNAVDHPLGGGRGKSKGGNHPRSPWNQLSKGLKTRNKKKVWGWMILQDRRKGKVAAMPV; the protein is encoded by the coding sequence ATGCCGCTGAAGAGCTATCGACCTTATACCCCGTCCCGCCGGCACATGACGTCGGCGGACTACTCCGAGCTTTCCAAGAAGAAGCCGGAGAAGAGCCTGACCAAGGGCCTGCGCAAGTCCGGCGGCCGCAACAACACCGGCATGATCATGGTCCGCCACATCGGCGGCGGGCACAAGCGGGCCTACCGCGCCATCGACTTCAAGCGCGACAAGGCCGGCGTCCCCGGCAAGGTCGTCTCCATCGAGTACGATCCGAACCGCTCGGCGCGCATCGCCCTCGTGAACTACGCGGACGGCGAGAAACGCTACATCCTGCACCCGGTCGGGCTGAAGATCGGCGACGCCGTCATGTCCGGCCCCGAGGCCGAGATCAAGGTCGGCAACGCGCTCCCGCTCGAGCGCATCCCCGAAGGCAGCTTCGTGCACGCCGTCGAGCTCATCCCCGGCAAGGGCGCGCAGATGGTGCGCTCCGCGGGCGGCCAGGCCCAGCTCATGGGCAAGGAAGGCCCCTACGCCACCCTCAAGCTTCCCTCCGGAGAGATGCGTCTGGTGCCGCGCTCCTGCATGGCGACGCTCGGCCAGGTCTCGAACATCGAGCACGACTCGATCAACTTCGGCAAGGCCGGCCGCACCCGCCACCGCGGCGAGCGGCCGACCGTCCGCGGCGGCGCGATGAACGCCGTCGACCACCCCCTGGGCGGCGGACGCGGCAAGTCGAAGGGCGGCAACCACCCGCGCTCGCCGTGGAACCAGCTTTCCAAGGGCCTCAAGACCCGCAACAAGAAGAAGGTCTGGGGCTGGATGATCCTTCAGGACCGGCGCAAGGGCAAGGTCGCCGCGATGCCGGTATAA
- a CDS encoding 50S ribosomal protein L23: protein MEDFNPTIHVVRPLMTERSTLMKEKHNQYTFEVKPSSSKTDVKRAIEELFKVKVLRVRTMNVRGKYRRFGRGGGYRPDWKKAIVTLKPGDSIELVEQGA, encoded by the coding sequence ATGGAAGACTTCAACCCCACGATCCACGTCGTCCGGCCGCTCATGACCGAGCGCAGCACGCTCATGAAGGAGAAGCACAACCAGTACACCTTCGAGGTCAAGCCGAGCTCCTCCAAGACGGACGTCAAGCGCGCCATCGAGGAGCTGTTCAAAGTGAAGGTGCTCCGGGTCCGCACGATGAACGTCCGGGGCAAGTACCGCCGCTTCGGGCGCGGCGGGGGATATCGCCCCGATTGGAAGAAGGCGATCGTCACCCTGAAGCCCGGTGACTCGATCGAACTCGTCGAGCAGGGAGCGTAA
- the rplD gene encoding 50S ribosomal protein L4 translates to MEAKILNLKGENVGKVELPETVFGVKPMKGFLHEVVTAYEANQRGGTAHTKTRSEVRGGGRKPWKQKHTGRARHGSIRSPLWRKGGVVFGPRHHSYRQDLPPRKAKLALAQALTARAADGSLRVVDSLSLDGAKTKQVAALLKALNAGERSLLVTEQYDENLARASRNIATVRVTLVAHLNAYEVLACRSLIITRAALEKLAPRFN, encoded by the coding sequence GGGAAGGTCGAACTTCCCGAGACGGTGTTCGGCGTGAAGCCCATGAAGGGCTTCCTGCACGAAGTCGTCACGGCCTACGAGGCCAACCAGCGGGGGGGGACGGCTCACACGAAGACCCGCTCCGAGGTCCGCGGCGGCGGCCGCAAGCCGTGGAAGCAGAAGCACACCGGCCGCGCCCGCCACGGCTCCATCCGCTCGCCGCTCTGGCGGAAGGGCGGAGTGGTCTTCGGCCCGCGTCATCATTCGTACCGCCAGGACCTGCCGCCGCGCAAGGCCAAGCTCGCGCTCGCTCAGGCGCTCACCGCCCGCGCGGCCGACGGCTCGCTGCGCGTGGTCGACAGCCTCTCGCTCGACGGCGCGAAGACGAAGCAGGTCGCCGCGCTGCTCAAGGCCCTCAACGCCGGAGAGCGTTCGCTGCTGGTGACCGAGCAGTACGACGAGAACCTCGCCCGCGCGTCCCGCAACATCGCGACGGTGCGCGTGACCCTCGTCGCCCATCTGAACGCCTACGAGGTGCTCGCGTGCCGCAGCCTCATCATCACGCGCGCGGCCCTCGAGAAGCTGGCCCCGAGGTTCAACTGA